In Leptidea sinapis chromosome 2, ilLepSina1.1, whole genome shotgun sequence, the sequence ccatctccaccatctcaatgccccctaattttctctgggtcttctactgcccctgTTACAATTAGttatcatagtttctcaaccttattttgctcaccgcccactttgagaatatgtttttttcaaagtattttcatgtatttttattgcctttttagactatattttttaatctacccacgccccatctgcaccatctcaatgccccctaattttctctgggtcttctactgccccttTTACCACCACTCGGAAAAGTTTAGCTTTAATGAGCAGAAGTAGCAATAACACATTGCCACTCTTAAATCTATTACTATTTACAGTTAcagcattttacattatatctaatatataaaattctcgtgtcatggtgttaaactttgaactcctctgaAACGACTTTCACGAAACTTTCCTCTGAAacgattcttatgaaattttgagtgcatattgggtaggtctgagaatcggacaacatctatttttcatccccctaaatgttatgtcccacacgatttttttttatttttttttttaatttttttgattatcagtcagcattaaaaatacatacaacttcaaattttcacccatctacgatcaacagttattattacaacgtttgctgggtcagctagtatttttatataatgtatgtagTGATGCCCAAAATTACTCATACGTTTTGATTTAcgttaaaaaaatgaaaaaaaaagtgattaatcattaaaaaatactcaaaacaataatgtagtaGATACATTAATTGACGTACATTGTAAATAGTAGAGGTATTATGTGAGCAATTATATTTAGTATCAAAATGCGCGCACTGTGAACGTATTTGTCAAGTACTGTTTAAactaacctgattcctgccgcagaattccaccttcgcacgacacgccacaagttaggatttcatccgcaccatctggatgtgtggcggtcctccacagtgcggttttcaaggagctttcttccacgtactacaaagctgtggaatgagcttccttgtgcggtgtttccaggacgatacgacgtgggtaccttcaaaaaaagcgcgtacaccttccttaaaggccggtaacgctcctgtgattcctctggtgttgcaggagagtgtgggcggcggtgatcacttaacaccaggtgaccctatgctcgtttgtcctcctattccataaaaaaaagacaacgAGTCCCCGCAAATAGCGCGCAGTGCATCTAATTGGGGAAGAGAGACAGCATAGGAGAATGAAAAGGATAGTGGCGTTAacatatagaaatataaattttcagaaTATTCTCAGGACTGTCAGCTCGGAAGAACAGTACAGGAACAAAGAACCAATGATGTCTCGGTGAAGCCGATCTGTAGTAAACAAATACGAGTGAAGTTGGAGGTGGAGGATGGCCGATACAATTGTAATGGTAAGATTGATTCTATATTATGACGTGTACAGTGTGGAAGTAGATTGTTGGTATGTGAGTAATGACTGGAGAGAGGAGGCTGAgccttaattataataataaatgtcttTATTGGGGCAACAGAGGCACATATTTTGTTAGTAACAGgcttaaaatactatgttagtATATTACAATTTGCTCaatatgatataatttattcttaatacataattaaaacataGACTAACTTTGATAACAATCAGAGACGGTGTGTTTTATCGGACAAGAACTTGAACGAATCGTTGCAATATTGGCGAATTATGATGGCATAGAAATCATCCGTTAATTGACTGGAACTTTTTTTTGTCACAATAATagacaagacaagcaggaccGGTGaaagactcctttgcacaggatgccggctagatcaagggtaccacaacggcgactatctctgccgtgaagtagtaatgtgtaagcattgctgtgtttcaggcagaagggcgccgtagctagtgaaattactgggcaaatgggacttaacatctcatgtctctaggtgacgagcgcaattgtagtgccgctcagaatttttgggtttttcaagaatcccgactggcactgcattgtaatgggcagggcgtgtcatcaagctaaacgtcctgctcacctcgtcccttattctcataaaaaaacgttcagctgatggtaattgttacgtcgtaaatctttcttttttttctttacatttggTACTAGCTCTCCTTTTCCgtcttgttttataaattacataaaatcaaaaaggtATATTATGACGGCCCACatgttttttaaatcaaatttttttggtaaaaataagggacgagacgagcagaacggtcagctgatggtaattgatacgccctgcccattacaattcagtaaTTATTGTATACACTATTGTATGTTGAGTATGATCATATCAATATATTTACAGTTGTTGCTGGAAAGAATGGAATTAGTGACAATGGCAAAGAAGGTGGTGATGATGACGTCAATGAAATACAATTTTCTgaaaaaacatcaaaaagaGAAGAACGTCTTGATAACATTTGTGTATCTGAAAATATTGAATCCAATACGACTAATAAAGAAACACATGCCCAgtcaataaatcaaaataaaaagaatacacAAGATAAAAAAaggaagaagaaaaagaaagcCCTTGAAAAGCGGTATTCCTGTAatgaatgtaataaaagtttcatttgccctAGTGGTTTGGAAAGACATAATGTaatacataccggtgaaaaGCCGTATTCATGTAAAACTTGCGGTAAAGGTTTTAATCTATCCAGTAATTTGAAGAGACACATCAAAacacatactggtgaaaagccttTTTCATGTGCTATATGTTGTAGGAGTTTTCGTAATTCTTATGGATTGAAGAGACATAATAGAGTACATACCGATGAAAAGCCCTATTCATGTAAGATATGTGGTCAGAGATTTAACTGTCCTAGTAGTTTGAAAAGACATAATGTAACTCATACCAAAGAAAAACCATATTCTTGTGATTTATGTGGCAAGAGTTATACGGTATCCTGTAATTTGAAAAACCATAATAATGCACATAATAGTACAAAGCTTTATTCGTGTAATATATGTGGTAAGTCTTTCGTTTACCCTAGTGGATTGAaggtacataataaaatacataatgacGAAAAGAAGTATTCATGTTctgtgtgtggtaagagtttcaatcgATCTGATTGTTTAAAATCACACCAGAGAGTCCATATCGATGAAAAGCCGTATTCGTGCAATGTATGCAGCAAAGTTTTCAGAAAATCGTATGCATTGAAATTACACAtgagaatacataccggtgaaaaACTTTTTACATGTAACATATGTCTAAAAAGTTATCATCAAAAGGGTTCATTGAAAAAACATATCAGAACACATTATGGTGAAAAATTACATTCGTGCAAAATTTGCGGTAAAAAATACCTTAGTTCAGGTAATTTGCATAGACATTATAGAAAACACACGAATGTTAAGCCGGATTAATGTTAAGAGTGTGGTCTGCGTTTTGGCAGATCaagtcatttaaataaaaataacaacacaCAAATTGGTTGTATGGTGCCATCGCATTAAGAAATACCTCGCCGCAGAGTCCACAAGTGCCACGTGACGGAACTTTGGCGTATTGATAAACAAGTACTGTGCCGCACatagaacagaaaaaactagtagagGTCGCATCATGccattttactatggaaaccgatttcgcacaaactttattattaaatacatttatctattaaatactataataacaatGCTTTATTTATTCCGAATCACttgttacattttgtttttgtacttaaataagattttaaacttaaataaaatcagTTAATTCTAAAGTAAACTTAGTAAAATTTATGCTACTTATTGGTTTAATTCGGACACCTTTCGgataaaagcctcctccatatTTTTCCATTGTTCTCTATCCTGTCCTGTTTTCATCCATTCCTTTCCCGCTATCTCTTTTATGTCGTCGACCCACCGTCTCTTGGGTCTTCCGACTTGTCTTTTTCCTATCGGCCCTTGTCATTTTGTTATCTTCAGTGTCCTTTGTCTTTTACTCTGCAGATATGTCCAGCCCTTGctttttttgctttaaagcatattcaAGAGAAAGCTtggatttattataatttcagttttaattttttgtattttccttAGCTTTAGGATGCTTCGTTCCATTGCTCTTTGTGTTgatgtaattttgttttttattttatttgtttaaactCATGTTTGACTTCTGTATGTTAGGCATGGCAGAAGGCATGTATCCACCACAATCTTTTTTTGTGCCaagcttttaaatattacacacactTAATTCGGGCTTTATGATAGACCTAAATTCAACATAAAACTACACCCCAACCAACATGTATACAGGAAAGGCAGATCAACAGAGTCCGCACTCTACTCGCTGGTGCAGAAAATAGAAACGGCTATCACAACCAAAGCTTCCACAATGGCTGCCTTTATAGATATAGAAGGGGCCTTTGACAAAGATTATGCGCAACGGCATTAATCACGCCCTAAGGACATTCCAGGTTGAACCTGTCATAAGGAACTGGAAATGGAATGCAGTGGGGctccatattgaaggattggcgaataggtttagttctgcagcatattatgcggttaagaaaatcagacggttaactgacatagatacggcgtgattagtatactttagttattttcatagtattatgtcctatggtatattgctatggggcagtgcgaccgatattaataatatctttgtGCT encodes:
- the LOC126974399 gene encoding zinc finger protein 37 homolog, yielding MAKSVVHLRMTISEAQLENLDLALEINGYDHINIFTVVAGKNGISDNGKEGGDDDVNEIQFSEKTSKREERLDNICVSENIESNTTNKETHAQSINQNKKNTQDKKRKKKKKALEKRYSCNECNKSFICPSGLERHNVIHTGEKPYSCKTCGKGFNLSSNLKRHIKTHTGEKPFSCAICCRSFRNSYGLKRHNRVHTDEKPYSCKICGQRFNCPSSLKRHNVTHTKEKPYSCDLCGKSYTVSCNLKNHNNAHNSTKLYSCNICGKSFVYPSGLKVHNKIHNDEKKYSCSVCGKSFNRSDCLKSHQRVHIDEKPYSCNVCSKVFRKSYALKLHMRIHTGEKLFTCNICLKSYHQKGSLKKHIRTHYGEKLHSCKICGKKYLSSGNLHRHYRKHTNVKPD